A single window of Halobacterium jilantaiense DNA harbors:
- a CDS encoding long-chain-fatty-acid--CoA ligase has product MTNLVTNVQSSVEARPEAPAVVYDDHEFSYEEFWAQTGQFAAALRDRGVEPGERVALYLPNLPQLVAAFHGALRAGCVVVPMNPQYKSREISHLLSDSGATTVVALADVVPFVEEVRDDTDVENLVTVGGEADAGTPFREFLVEDGDTSVTERADDDLAVQPYTSGTTGQPKGVQLTHRNLASNAKQSMDIVPDGLQPEDRKIGVLPLFHIYGMTVGMNAALFGGATFYPLPAWDAEEALSLVEDAELTLFDAVPAMYNDIVNQPNPEDFDLSTLRQCTVGGSGIPIEVLRRFEEIYPIRIDEGYGLTETSPVTHFNSPNWGRRVGSIGKTLEGIDARIVTEDFEEIAPVDEGPVDEADYDMDEITGELVVSGPNVMKGYLGLPEANREAFTEADGKRWFHTGDIGYHDEDGYFYVVDRKKHMINTAGYNVYPREVEELLFEHEAVADAAVVGIPDERRGETIKAFVVRRPDSDVTADEIRDYCLESMAEYKHPREVEFVDELPRTTTGKVQKYELVEE; this is encoded by the coding sequence ATGACGAATCTCGTCACGAACGTTCAGTCTTCTGTCGAGGCGCGTCCGGAAGCGCCAGCGGTCGTCTACGACGACCACGAGTTCTCGTACGAGGAGTTCTGGGCGCAGACCGGCCAGTTCGCGGCTGCGCTCCGGGACCGAGGCGTCGAGCCCGGCGAGCGAGTGGCGCTGTACCTGCCGAACCTCCCGCAGCTCGTGGCCGCGTTCCACGGGGCGCTGCGCGCGGGGTGTGTGGTGGTGCCGATGAACCCCCAGTACAAGAGCCGGGAGATCAGCCACCTGCTCTCCGACTCCGGGGCGACGACCGTCGTCGCGCTCGCGGATGTCGTACCGTTCGTCGAGGAGGTCCGCGACGACACCGACGTGGAGAACCTCGTCACGGTCGGCGGTGAGGCCGACGCCGGAACGCCGTTCCGCGAGTTCCTCGTCGAAGACGGCGATACCAGTGTCACGGAGCGCGCCGACGACGACCTGGCGGTCCAGCCGTACACGTCGGGAACCACCGGCCAGCCGAAGGGCGTCCAGCTCACGCACCGCAACCTCGCGTCGAACGCCAAGCAGTCGATGGACATCGTGCCCGACGGCCTCCAGCCGGAGGACCGCAAAATCGGCGTGTTGCCGCTGTTCCACATCTACGGCATGACCGTCGGGATGAACGCCGCGCTGTTCGGCGGGGCGACGTTCTACCCGCTGCCGGCCTGGGACGCAGAAGAGGCGCTGTCGCTCGTGGAGGACGCCGAGCTCACGCTGTTCGACGCCGTCCCCGCGATGTACAACGACATCGTGAACCAGCCGAACCCCGAGGACTTCGACCTGTCCACGCTCCGGCAGTGCACCGTCGGCGGGTCGGGCATCCCCATCGAGGTGCTGCGGCGCTTCGAGGAGATCTATCCCATCCGCATCGACGAAGGGTACGGGCTGACCGAGACCAGCCCCGTCACGCACTTCAACAGCCCGAACTGGGGGCGTCGCGTCGGCTCCATCGGGAAGACGCTGGAGGGCATCGACGCCCGCATCGTCACCGAGGACTTCGAGGAGATTGCGCCGGTCGACGAGGGCCCGGTCGACGAAGCGGACTACGACATGGACGAGATTACGGGTGAACTCGTGGTCTCCGGCCCGAACGTGATGAAGGGCTATCTGGGGCTGCCCGAGGCGAACCGCGAGGCGTTCACGGAGGCCGACGGCAAGCGCTGGTTCCACACCGGCGACATCGGGTACCACGACGAGGACGGCTACTTCTACGTCGTGGACCGGAAGAAGCACATGATCAACACCGCGGGCTACAACGTCTACCCCCGCGAAGTCGAAGAGCTACTCTTCGAGCACGAAGCCGTGGCCGACGCCGCGGTCGTCGGCATCCCGGACGAGCGACGCGGTGAGACCATCAAGGCGTTCGTGGTTCGGCGGCCAGACTCGGACGTGACTGCCGACGAGATTCGAGACTACTGCCTCGAGAGCATGGCCGAGTACAAGCACCCGCGCGAGGTCGAGTTCGTCGACGAACTCCCGCGCACGACCACCGGGAAGGTCCAGAAGTACGAACTCGTCGAAGAGTAG
- a CDS encoding N-acyl homoserine lactonase family protein encodes MDVHFLDRGTITADRAYMLDSSTMASVDDPAPDHALVECPVYNVLVDHPAGTVLWDTGSHPEAGDGYWPAPLFSAFNHADADERTLPTALDEAGYEVGDVDAVVASHLHLDHAGGLRHFAGTDTPVYVHERELEYAYRCATTDTGSIAYLKSDFDRDLNWRVVSVDRDRRQLYPGLDLLHLPGHTPGLLGLYLDLDDPVVVAGDEAYQRENYEDGVPMATSLLSSVADWRESRRRVRDLARRTGADVFCGHEARDADRLRERF; translated from the coding sequence ATGGACGTCCACTTCCTCGACCGCGGCACCATCACCGCCGACCGCGCGTACATGCTCGACTCGTCGACGATGGCGTCCGTCGACGACCCCGCGCCCGACCACGCGCTCGTCGAGTGTCCCGTCTACAACGTCCTCGTCGACCACCCCGCGGGCACCGTGCTCTGGGACACCGGCAGCCACCCAGAGGCCGGCGACGGCTACTGGCCCGCCCCGCTCTTCTCGGCGTTCAACCACGCCGACGCCGACGAGCGCACGCTCCCCACCGCGCTCGACGAGGCCGGCTACGAAGTCGGAGACGTCGACGCGGTCGTGGCGAGTCACCTCCACCTCGACCACGCCGGCGGGCTGCGACACTTCGCGGGCACCGACACCCCGGTGTACGTCCACGAGCGCGAACTGGAGTACGCGTACCGCTGTGCGACCACCGACACGGGGTCTATCGCGTACCTCAAGTCGGACTTCGACCGGGACCTGAACTGGCGGGTCGTCTCGGTGGACCGCGACCGCCGGCAGCTCTACCCCGGACTGGACCTACTCCACCTTCCCGGGCACACGCCCGGACTGCTCGGGCTCTACCTCGACCTCGACGACCCGGTCGTCGTCGCGGGCGACGAGGCCTACCAGCGCGAGAACTACGAGGACGGCGTACCGATGGCGACCAGTCTCCTCTCGTCAGTGGCGGACTGGCGGGAGAGCCGCCGGCGCGTCCGCGACCTCGCTCGCCGCACGGGCGCGGACGTGTTCTGCGGGCACGAGGCCCGCGACGCGGACCGGCTCAGAGAACGGTTCTGA